CACGCCGGGGAGACGCACGTAACCCCGGCGGAGAGCAGGGTGTGCCGCGGGCGAGCCGCCTGGCCTTCCCCGGTGTTTGCTGAGGCGTAGCCGCAATCCTGCTGCCACTTCCTCGGGCTGGGCCGGTGCAAGCCAGAACAGGTCAGGCTCGCAGGAGGGGGCAGGCAGCGCCGCGCACCCGGCCGACGCTCGGCCGCGCTTCCCCGGCAGCTGGCGGCCGCCTGCAAACTCGCTCCGACGCCGGGAGCGAGGCGCAGAAGAGCGTCGCGGCCGCCCGCGGGCGCTGCGCTCGCGGGAGCAGCCCAGGCTGACGTCCCCCCGAAGGaaggcgcccgcccgcccgcccacagCCCAGCTCGCCCCCACCGAAACGGCCCAGCGCATCCCCCGGCCGGTGGGCCGCGCTCCGGGCATGCCTCTCTCCCCGCACCGACGCTGGTAACGGGCTCCGCCGGCGGGAAGGGCTATTTCAGCCTTTCCCGGGGAGCGGAGCACCTGGGCTGCGCAGCCCGACGCCGTCAGAGGCACCTGGGGCTCGGCTGGGgccgcccgggcagcgccggccccttGCCCGGCTCGGACGCTGCCACGTGCAGCGACCTTGCGCAGTTCAGCCTGAGCTGGGCTCTGCTGGGACCCGCCGTCCCCGACTGCTCCCTGCCCGGCTGGATTCCCGTAACCACTTAAGTTTTCCTATGGGCGATTTATTATTGCTCCTTTACAGCCCCCGGTGAGCCTGAAAATGAAACTTGCTGCCTGCCCACAGTTCATCTTCTCTGCAGGGGTCAGAAGTCCTTGCTGGGAGCGATCGCCTAACTGGGCCGTGCtggctggtggcagcagacgggacacggggacacggccACAAACAGGGCTGTTATCAGGGCTGCGTCGGAGGCTCCCAGCCGGCAGCGCGCGCCGGGGACGGGGCACCTCCCGAGCGCCGCGGCAGCCACAGCCCTCGCGAAGCGGCCTCCAAAAGCACCCGacggctcccgccgggccccggcgctgcgggcGCGCGGAGCCGGAGCTGGGATCGTCCCCCTGGCGCCGCAGATGGGCCCAGAGCCGCAGCCGCGCAGCCCCCACTGGGCTGCTTTTAGGGTGTTTCCCAGGGTCCCCCCAACCCTGGGGATTCCCGTAACGGGCATAGGGTGTCACTGTTGCTCCAAACcgcgctgctgcaggagcccatCCTGCGCAGCGCCAGCGTCCATCCAGGCAGCGCGGGCGCAGAAGCAGGGCTTGGCCGGCGGCGAGGGCCGAAGCGGGGCGCGTGCACACGCTCCCATGCAAACCGCCACGGGCGCGCTCTCGAGGCGCCGCCGCCGTGCAAACGTGCGCAAGCAGGCCGGCGCGCTGAAAAGCATCCCCGAGCGCCTGCCCACCGCAGACAGGCACCAGCGCGCGCCGCCGGCACCCGGCTGGCTGCGGACGGGCCCCGCGCGGGCATCGCTCTCTGCAGCGCCGGGAGCCGACGGCCGCCCCGAGCGCCCCGGCACACGCAGCCCTTGCTCCTGCCCCCAACGCAGCGCACTTACGGTGGAAGGGAGCCACAGGCGCggggtccccgtccccggggaggcCGCCGCCGGACCCGGCCGGGCTGCGTCTGCGAGGGAGTGGTTTGGCCGGGGCGGTGGTGGGGCGCGGAGGCTGCCGGAGGGacggccccggggctgcggggccctgATAAGCTCCGTCCTGCACCCGTGGAGGAATTCCAAGAATTCAGCTGGGCTCATCGCTGCCCTCGTGGTTAATGACCCACttccccagcccccccgcccGTGCCGCCCAGCGTCGCCCTCACTGCGGCCGGTTCCCGCGCCCAGCCGGAGCCGCTGCACCGCCGGCAGGGCTCGCTGCCACCAGGGCACCTGCGGCGCTCCGCGGCGCTCCGCGGCGCTCTGCGGCTCGGCCTCGCACCGGCTGCGGGAGGGCTGCCCTTGGCCCGCAGCTGGGGGCGCGCACTGACGTGCCAATGCACCGATGCACCAACACACCAGCGCACCAACACACCAGCGCACCAACGCAGCAGTGCACCGATGCACCGACACACCAGTGCACCAATGCACCGACACACCAGTGCACCGATGCACCAGTGCACCGATGCACCGACACACCAGTGCACCGATGCACCAGTGCACCAGTGCACCGACAGACCAGTGCACCGGTGCACCGACACACCAGTGCACCGACAGACCAGTGCACCAGTGCACCGACAGACCAGTGCACCGATGCACCGACACACCAGTGCGCCGATGCGCCGATGCACCAACACACCTTCCCCCAGGCACACTCAGCCTTTTCACGGACAGGGCTGTGGCGATGAAGCTGACGCCCCGCGGAGCAGAGCCGGGGTGCCTGGGCTCTTCCCCGACCCGGTGCCTCGGGGCAGCCGTCCCCCCAGCTCGGCGCCACGGTTCTCCCCGCGGAGCGGCACAGACTCAGGctcctctgcccctgggaagAGCTTGCGACGCCGGTGGGCAAAGCCGGGCTTGCCGCCGGCGTCCTGGCAGCTCCGCGAGAGGAGAGCGCGGCCCAAGCAAACGTGCCGGGCGCAGCCGCTCGGGGAGCTGCCGCGCTCCTGTTTACCCCGCGGGGCCTCTCCCGGCCCGGCTGGCCCCCGCGCCAGCTGCGCCATCGCCCCGTGTTTGCACacgccgggctgggccgggtgCCCCTGCCGGCGTCGTGGCAGCgctcggcccccgcggcccccgccagccccggcagcTCGGGGCAGAGGCAGCGCCGTGGCCGGTGCCAGCGCTGCCGGCGGCTCTGCagcagccggccccgggcgccgctcgCAGCGGGCTGCTGCAGTGCCCGCGCCGGCCTCGACGCTCTGCCCACCCGCCCCGCAGCCTCTCCCGGGGCCGCCGGAGTGCCTCGCCTTCGCCGCCAGCCCGGGAATCCCGCTTACCCCGGCGGCCCCGCTCTCCGGGTCGCTCTCCggcaccgctgcccccgggcACGGCGGCGTGGGCgcagctccgcgctgccctgcgtttccgggcggcagcgccgcgtcTCTTTTACCGGGGCCCGAGGCAAAGTCCACCGCGGACGGAGGTGGCGCGAGGGCAGCACCCcaccccgcggcgggcgcgcggtcctccccggccccttccccggcccAAAGCGGAGGCGGAGGCGCCAGGCTGGTTCTTCACACAGTTTATTTGCTCGGTTCGGGTGTCTTACAAacaccggggcgggcggggaggcgcgGGGGCGTCGGACGGCTTCGCCACAAACCAAAAGCACGGGAGCGCGGGAAGTGCACTTGGGCTGAGCCAGGCTTGGGACAGCCCGGTGCTGCTccggccgggcccgcggccggctccggCGCCGACGGAGCGGCTGGGCTCTGCGGCAGCCAGGGGGCCGGGGGTGCCGCAGGGAGGGATCGGGGACCCGGTCCGGGATGAGGTGGGATCCTGGGATCgagggccctgggggggggaccCTGGTCTGGGATGAGGAGGGATCATGGGATCCAGGATGTGGAGGGACCCTGGTCCGGGATGAGGTGGGATTGCAGGATCCAGGTCCCTTGGGGGACCCTGGTCTGGGCTGAGATGGGATTGCAGGATCTGGGACCCAGGGGGccttgggctgggatgaggaggaATTATGGGATCTGGGGAGGACCCTGCTCTGGGATGAGGTGGGATTATGGGATCTGGGGAGGACCCTGCTCTGGGATGAGGGGGGATTATGGGATCCAAGACTTGGGGGGACCCTGGTCTGGGATGAGGTGGGATCATGGGATCCAGGTCCCTTGGGGGACCCTGGTCTGGGCTGAGATGGGATTGCAGGATCCGGGACTCAGGGGGccttgggctgggatgaggagggATCATGGGATCTGGGGGAGAACCCTGGACTGGACTGAGGTGGGATCATGGGATCCAGGACGTGGGGGGACCCTGGTCTGGGATGAGGTGGGATTGCAGGATCCAGGTCCCTTTGGGGACCCTGGTCTGGGATGAGGAGGGACCACAGGatccggggccgaggccgggctgGCGTGGGCAGTGCGAGATCTGCTGGCCCcccaggccggccggccggggcgatGCTCCCGCACCCTCCCTGGTCCCCGAGGGGGTGGCAGGAGGCGACGTGTCCCCGCAGCAGCCCAGCGaccgccccgctcccggcagACACGTGCGCGAGCCCAGCCACAGCCTTGGTGCTAACTGGGGGTAACTGGTGGCAACTGGtggcaatggggggggggggtcactgctcACACGAAGgacggggaggtgggggaggcgCCACGTCTCGCTGCTCTGCCGCCCCGGGCGCGAGGTCCCCGAGGGAGGACGACGGTCGGAGCCCGGCGCGGACcagccctcggccccgccgccagaGGGCGAGGGGGGGACGCGGAGCAGGGAGATGCTCTGCCCGCGGCCTCGGCGGGGACGAGACGCGGCTGCTGGTGCTGAGACccccgcggaggggccgggcgcGATGCCGACACGGGAGCCTCCGTCCCGCCGGCCCCCCAAACGCTGCCGAGGGGCGGCGGGTCGAGCCCGGCTCCCGGGGCGGCGACACGCGGGGCCAAGGGGTCTCGCGAAGGCAGCAGGcagcgccggcgggcgggcgggcgagcggtgCCGCGGCGGGATGCTGCGTTGCGCACGCTGTACAAACACCGTGTTGGATTTCCCTAgttcttaagaaaacaaaaaaaaccaaaaaaaaaaaccaaaaaaaaaaatgggagttGTGTCTGGTCAGTAAGGAAACCCTGTGTCCGGGGGGCCGCAGAGCGGGCGAGCGGGGAGGGCCGGTGGGAGAGGGCTGGCGGGGAAGGGCAGCCTGGGCGCGGGGTCGCTGGCGGCCCGGCGGGACCTCACATCACCGTGCAGCATTTGCAGCGCTGCTTCTTCACGTCCATGTCCTGCTCGGCCTCCGTGGGGTCCGTGTCGCGGGCGCCCGGCTGCGGGCCCTCCtcctggggcggcggggcggccgcgggctccaGCGCCGTGCCGTTGGGCGGCGTGTGCTCCTTGCGCGCCGCCTCCGGCTTGCTCTCGGCGTCCTCGATCACCACCAGCTCGGCTTTGAtggtgccctccagccccagcaCCTTCTTGGTCTCGTTCTCGTCCTCCACGTTCTGGTAGCCCATGAAGATCATGGTGACGGGCTGCTCGGTGCCctggcccggcggcagcgccgacGAGTCCTCCCGCGGCGTGGCCTGCAGCCCCGTGATCTCCCGCCGCGGCGTCGGCTGCCGGCTGGACGGGGCGCTGCCGGGCGCCCCCCGCTTGCCCTCCTCGCCCTTGGCCTGCCGCTCGGAGACGTCGCTCAGGGTCACCTCGTCGGCCTTGTGGATGAGCTCGTCGACCTcggaggagctcagcggctgggCGCCGTCGGCCAGGGCGCCGTCCTCGGCGCTCAGCGCGTGCACCACTGCGGGGACAAGACGGAGCAggtgaggggcggccgcggcgccgggcacgGCACGGCGAGGGGACCCGGcacgccgagccgagccggcacGCCGGAGCCTCGCGCAAGGGCTGGGCACAGCCCGGGACCTGCAGGATCCGACCTGGAGCAGCTCCCGCACCCGGCCCCGTCccagcccgctcgccccgcgccgggagccggcgccTCGTCCCCCCGCTCCAGcatccccccacgtccccctccGCCGGCGCCGGAGACTCGAGCCGAAGGACGACGACGCTCCCGGCCCTGGGCACCGGGCCAGCCGGGCgcgcgcccgggccgccgcgagCCTCCgcgccggggcagagccgccgccgccagccccgagcGCCCCGGCCGGTCCCGGCGCTGCGGAGGGAAGGCGGCTCAGCAGCTCTTGCAGCCCTGGGAGGCGGAGaggggccggcgccagggccccccgcgccggcgagCGCTGCGGCCAGCGCATCGTGTTTTCCGCTTGGCCGGCAGCATCGCGTGATGATCGGTGGAACAGCCGCGAAAACCAGTCAATCGGCCGATAAACAACAAGGGGGCTCCGcgagggcggccgccccgcgctgctccTCGCCACGCTCGGCGGTCCTGCTGTGCTGAGCCGGGCGCCGTCGCCCCGACCGGCCGgtcccggccccttccccaggGCGGAGGGTGGCAAGTCGCGCCGTGCGGATGCCAGCGCCCCTTTCCCATCCGCGGGACGCGCTCCCGGGTCGTCGGCCAGGGCGGATCCTCTCATCCTCCGGGCGCCAGCGGCGCAGGGACGCGACGTGCGAGCCGGCGCTAGGCGGGCCGTCGGGACCCGTCCGCGCCGGGCTGGATCCCACGCCgctcgcgccggccggcagccgcccCGGTCCTTGCCAGCCCCGTCGGGATGCTCGGCCGGGCGGCGCGTCGCTCCGGCCGCCTGCAAGGGGCGCGGATGGCGCCGTACCTTTCAGCTCATCCTCGTACACCTTGACCCCCTGCAGACAGTGGTTCTGGGGGAGAAGGGTGGTGCTGGATAGGACCTTGGTCTCCCCAGTTACTCTGTCCTTCTCCACCGTGATCTCCACGGAGTACATGGCTGGGACACAAAGAGGACAGCGAGGGttagcggcggccccggcccctccccagcctgtgctcGGCAGCCAgcagcggtgcggtgcggtgcggcgcggtgcggcggcaGCGGTGCTCAGCGGCGGTAGcgaggcagcaggctgcagcgaggagcgagcggcggcggcggcggcgcgacaTCCCAGCGCATCCCTCCGAGGGGACCCCGCtacccgcggggccggcgccgtccGGGCAcggccaggcagcagctcgcCTGCCGGCGCTGCGGGGCTCCCGCGGGCTGAGCCCCGGCCAGGCCCCGCCATACGCCTCGGCAGGCGCCTGCCACGTCCGTCTGTCCGGCCGGCGAGCGGTGCCAGCCGCAGGGCCCTGGGCTCGGAGCCAGGCTcacggcggcggaggcggccggcgggaTGCAGTCTGCCACCGAAGGATGCTCAGGCGGCCGGGCGCCTCCCCCTCCTTGGGTCCGGCGACCCTCAGCGCCTCTCCGCCGGCTCCCAGCCCGCTCTGCCGGCGACACTCGGCCTGCGGCTCCGCGGACCCCGAGCCAGGCTCTGTCCGGACGCGGCCCCGCGCTCCCAGCGCCCCTGCGAGCACCCACGCTCCGCCGTGCCGGGAGCGAGCGCGCTTCTCCCTCGCGCCGAGCAGGGGGCAAAGAATGAAACCGGAGCGGAAACACCAAACGGGAGcagagagggatggaggggacgcGAAGAGCAGACCAGGGGCTGGAGGCGGAGGCGGAAACGAAGCCTTTGATGGTGAACGAGCAGCAGTTTGCGCCCTGGGCCCGGAAACGCGTTGACCCGCGCGGCGCGCTcggggcagggccggcggcaGGACGTGCGCGGAGGCAGAGCCGCACGGCGCCGCGGGACGGCGGaggcagcggccccggccggagcccggctcctgccccagggcagcgggCACCTACCTGCCTTCATCATGTCAGCGCCTTCCGCCGCCTTCACGGGGCTGCTGGAGACCTTCTTCTCGGCTGGGGACGGAGAGGAGAGGCCCGTCGGCGCGGGGCACGGCTCCCCGGCGAGCTCCCACGGCAGAGAGACGCCGGGCTGGCGCAGGCGGCCAGGGCCCCGGCTGCACCCCGGCTCGGGATGGGACGGGTGCCGGGCGCCCTGCCCCAGCGCGGCGACGCCAGGCATCACCTACCCTTGACGGTGCCCAGGGGACTCTGCAAAACAGAAGAGGGAGGTTAGGAGCCGCGCGGGAGCCACcgagcacccagcaccctgccgCCGTGCCGCAACCTCGGTGCCGCCGGGCTGCGCGTCccggggcaggacagggcagggacGGTCCGGCCGCGGGCTCAGCCCCTGCCCGGCGCGCCGTGCCGCTGCTCGCACCTTCTCAGCGTTGGGGACGgcctctgccttctcctccttcgccgccgccgcctccgccaggTTCTCCTTGGTGGAAGGCGCCGAGCTGCCGTTCTCCAGCGTCTCCAGCTCCTTCTCCAGCCTGGCGGGGGGATCGGGGCCGTGAGGCCGCGGCAGGGCCGGCGCGGAGCTTGCTGCAGGCTGCCCAGCGCCCTCCCAGCCGCACGGAGCAACCCCGCTCCCACCAGCTTCGCCCCCCGGCGCGATAACCGAAGCGTGCCGGcgtcccccgccgccggggccccgcgcagcccccgccagcccccggcacGCAGCCGTGCAGCTCTACGCCCATGCCACCCGGAGCGCTGGTGCCCGCCGCTTGGCACCGTGCCCTGTCTCTCTCCGGCTGCCGGCAGGCCCCTCCGCGCCTGCCCCACTCCACCGCAGCCTCTCCCCTCGC
This sequence is a window from Struthio camelus isolate bStrCam1 chromosome 26, bStrCam1.hap1, whole genome shotgun sequence. Protein-coding genes within it:
- the PALM gene encoding paralemmin-1 isoform X2 — its product is MCVHVRVCVCTCMCVYVHTCMCVCMGVFARAPSPERSPPGEGVSSQEAGWTGRAAEASALQQERLQAIAEKRKRQAEIENKRRQLEDDRRQLQHLKSKALRERWLLEGAPASASEEDEAMKKQMQEDEVKTKELEETIQRLEKELETLENGSSAPSTKENLAEAAAAKEEKAEAVPNAEKSPLGTVKAEKKVSSSPVKAAEGADMMKAAMYSVEITVEKDRVTGETKVLSSTTLLPQNHCLQGVKVYEDELKVVHALSAEDGALADGAQPLSSSEVDELIHKADEVTLSDVSERQAKGEEGKRGAPGSAPSSRQPTPRREITGLQATPREDSSALPPGQGTEQPVTMIFMGYQNVEDENETKKVLGLEGTIKAELVVIEDAESKPEAARKEHTPPNGTALEPAAAPPPQEEGPQPGARDTDPTEAEQDMDVKKQRCKCCTVM
- the PALM gene encoding paralemmin-1 isoform X1, with the protein product MCVHVRVCVCTCMCVYVHTCMCVCMGVFARAPSPERSPPGEGVSSQEAGWTGRCAPRAAEASALQQERLQAIAEKRKRQAEIENKRRQLEDDRRQLQHLKSKALRERWLLEGAPASASEEDEAMKKQMQEDEVKTKELEETIQRLEKELETLENGSSAPSTKENLAEAAAAKEEKAEAVPNAEKSPLGTVKAEKKVSSSPVKAAEGADMMKAAMYSVEITVEKDRVTGETKVLSSTTLLPQNHCLQGVKVYEDELKVVHALSAEDGALADGAQPLSSSEVDELIHKADEVTLSDVSERQAKGEEGKRGAPGSAPSSRQPTPRREITGLQATPREDSSALPPGQGTEQPVTMIFMGYQNVEDENETKKVLGLEGTIKAELVVIEDAESKPEAARKEHTPPNGTALEPAAAPPPQEEGPQPGARDTDPTEAEQDMDVKKQRCKCCTVM
- the PALM gene encoding paralemmin-1 isoform X3, with translation MEAAEASALQQERLQAIAEKRKRQAEIENKRRQLEDDRRQLQHLKSKALRERWLLEGAPASASEEDEAMKKQMQEDEVKTKELEETIQRLEKELETLENGSSAPSTKENLAEAAAAKEEKAEAVPNAEKSPLGTVKAEKKVSSSPVKAAEGADMMKAAMYSVEITVEKDRVTGETKVLSSTTLLPQNHCLQGVKVYEDELKVVHALSAEDGALADGAQPLSSSEVDELIHKADEVTLSDVSERQAKGEEGKRGAPGSAPSSRQPTPRREITGLQATPREDSSALPPGQGTEQPVTMIFMGYQNVEDENETKKVLGLEGTIKAELVVIEDAESKPEAARKEHTPPNGTALEPAAAPPPQEEGPQPGARDTDPTEAEQDMDVKKQRCKCCTVM